Proteins encoded by one window of Ascochyta rabiei chromosome 1, complete sequence:
- a CDS encoding dolichyl-diphosphooligosaccharide--protein glycosyltransferase subunit 1: protein MRPFSLFTSAMAALSSVARAELNLSEPLRSKQLLPSTFTPPQVFKNAHLVRTSNLDKAYARETVNVLIENIDAKPQSEYYVPFDASLLAKVGGFEVRDKKKAAAGTFRAEVVGLEQGSSTEFYRVHLPEPLAPGAQQTISISYAVLSSLHPVPAELAQTAKQYLQYSFSAYAPSAYPTDKQRTKVKFPSADVTDYTTLPAELNDEGKTDPQKQGSTFTYGPYANVPAGAHQPVSVRYEFTKPVVHSTLLERDIEVSHWGGNLATEERYWLVNQGAGLKNHFSRVEWQKQSYMNPPTFALKGLNLPLAPGAVDPYFTDDIGNVSTSRFRPGNKENLLELKPRYPVFGTWKYSFRVGWNADLSTYLRKLAKADTYVLKVPFLEGPRAVEGISYGRVILRVILPEGATNVRFHTTVPIVDNTTTLHKTFMDTLGRTTLTLTAINLVDDFRDRDLLVTYDYPWAAGYRKPVVLTLGAFAVFAFIWAVGSIDTSIGKKKTA, encoded by the coding sequence ATGAGGCCGTTTTCTCTCTTCACCAGCGCCATGGCCGCGCTGTCGAGCGTCGCCCGCGCCGAGCTCAACCTCTCGGAGCCGCTGCGCTCCAAGCAGCTGCTCCCCAGCACATTCACGCCCCCGCAGGTCTTCAAGAACGCCCATCTGGTCAGGACAAGCAACCTGGACAAGGCGTACGCCCGCGAGACGGTCAACGTGCTCATTGAAAACATCGACGCGAAGCCGCAGTCCGAGTACTACGTGCCCTTCGACGCCAGCCTGCTGGCCAAGGTCGGCGGCTTCGAGGTGAGggacaagaagaaggcggcggcgggcACCTTCAGGGCCGAGGTCGTGGGCCTCGAGCAGGGCAGCAGCACCGAGTTCTACCGCGTCCACCTGCCCGAGCCCCTCGCGCCCGGCGCCCAGCAGACCATCAGCATCTCGTACGCGGTGCTGTCGTCGCTCCACCCCGTGCCCGCGGAGCTCGCCCAGACGGCCAAGCAGTACCTCCAGTACTCGTTCAGCGCCTACGCGCCCTCGGCCTACCCCACCGACAAGCAGCGCACCAAGGTCAAGTTCCCCAGCGCCGACGTCACCGACTACACCACCCTGCCCGCCGAGCTCAACGACGAGGGCAAGACGGACCCCCAGAAGCAGGGCTCCACCTTCACCTACGGCCCGTACGCAAACGTCCCCGCCGGCGCCCACCAGCCCGTCAGCGTCCGCTACGAGTTCACCAAGCCCGTCGTCCACTCCACCCTGCTGGAGCGCGACATCGAGGTCTCGCACTGGGGCGGCAACCTCGCGACCGAGGAGCGCTACTGGCTCGTCAACCAGGGCGCCGGCCTCAAGAACCACTTCTCCCGCGTCGAGTGGCAGAAGCAGTCGTACATGAACCCGCCCACCTTTGCCCTCAAGGGCCTGAACCTGCCCCTCGCACCGGGTGCCGTCGACCCCTACTTCACCGACGACATCGGCAACGTCTCCACCTCGCGCTTCCGCCCGGGCAACAAGGAGAACCTGCTCGAGCTGAAGCCGCGCTACCCCGTCTTCGGCACCTGGAAGTACAGCTTCCGCGTCGGCTGGAACGCAGACCTGTCGACCTACCTGCGCAAGCTGGCCAAGGCCGACACGTACGTGCTCAAGGTCCCCTTCCTCGAGGGCCCGCGCGCCGTCGAGGGCATTTCCTACGGCCGCGTCATCCTGCGCGTCATCCTGCCCGAGGGCGCCACAAACGTCCGCTTCCACACCACCGTGCCCATTGtcgacaacaccaccaccctGCACAAGACCTTCATGGACACCCTGGGCCGCACCACCCTCACCCTGACCGCCATCAACCTCGTCGACGACTTCAGGGACAGGGACCTGCTCGTCACCTACGACTACCCCTGGGCTGCGGGCTACCGGAAGCCCGTCGTCCTCACCCTCGGCGCCTTTGCCGTCTTCGCCTTCATCTGGGCCGTCGGCAGCATCGACACGTCGATtggcaagaagaagacggCGTAG